The sequence TACAGCTTCTCTTTCTTGCATTATTCCCTTCTTCCTTTACTGTCACGAAATGGGAAGTTGCAGAAGGGGAAGAGAGGGGGTTGGTATTACTACTTATAGAGAGAGCCGACACCGCCGAGTCCATTGCGAACCGAATTCGGATCCGACGCGTAAGCGGGTCCTCTCGCTCGAACCGCATCCGTATCCGACGCGTTATTTGCTCACAAAGAATCCTGCTTCTTTAAACTTACCCATTTTACTACTCTTCTGATGATTGGATGAGACTACAGTCCCATCGTCACATCGCTGCAGAATGTGCACGAGTGTGGGATTCAGTGGtggaaaatatatatacatatcttctCGCTTGGAAGTAGGTCGCACGAACAGAATCCAACGGTTTCCCGACTAACTCGAGGCTTGCGGCTACTGTCCTGACTAGTTAATCTAGTCAGGCCCCGCATGGCCCCACCAATCTCCAATCAAAAGCTAGGTATCTGAGCGGGTGTCTCAACCGTCAacacaataaaaatatttaaaaaaaaaaaaaatcatgtgtcTTTTTatagtagaaaaataaaagaataaaatctttgataatttatcataagatttacttttttttataaaaaaaataaattaattatcgaagagaaaaagatatctttCAACGAAATAGAATTACTATGAAAGCAAGATAAAATAATAATGTGTGAGATAAAAATTCGTTTATGGTTTCAACATCTGTGTAGCCAAAAGAGTTAAATTATGAGAGTATGTATGCATATATCTGCTGATTGTGTGGAATTTGAAACTAAAGTATATAGATAAAAAGTTTCAAGTATATAAATCCTTAATTTTCGAAAGAAAATTTGAAATcactttttttttaatgcaaaTTCAAAGtgaaagaaaatattaattatatgattttatttacagaaaaaaaaaagagaattatgTTTGATAAATTCGAAAAGGACAAAAACCGTCCCATAACACCATCACAATGAAGGGGATGGCAATGGTGGAAAGCATGATGGACGTACCCTCGTGCATGATATCTTCGTCTTCCACTTTCCACTTCCTCCATATGTTCTTCCTCCCTGTAAAGCcccaactcctctctctctctctctctctcttagcttcCCAACCCCACCTTCCTCAAAGCACTCAGGGACCCGTCGACCCCCACCCACGTTCTCGCCAGCTAACAGCCCATCTTCCATCATAACGTCAGGTGGCAACAGGAGGAGTTCGTGCCGCGCACCCTACCTCCCCGTTTTCCCAACTAACCTTACTCCGCTCTTATACTCTTCTTTCCCCTTCCGCCTCGCTCGTCTCTGCGCTCCCTACAGAACGCATCAGGCAGCGGCGGTGAAGAGGCGGCGATCACTCCGATGGATGACTCCGAAGGTACGCCAGATCAAAAGACCACCTtggccaaggaggaggaggaggaagggggagCAACCGTCCCTGCGTCCGAAGTGGCCCAAGAAGTGGTCGCGGAGGTGATCGATGAGGAGGAGGTGACAGCCGTACCCGTGTCCCAAGAGGCCCAAGACGTGAGCTTGGAGTTGGAACAACCCGAGGAACGGGAGCCCGAAGCTCCAGCAGCAGGCGTCTTGGAGGATTTGTCGTCGGCGGCGGCGGTTGTTCCTGCTATTGGACCGCCTCCTGCGAATGAGGAGGTCGTGCAGGTTGCCAATGCTGTGGCTGAGACCTCGAACACTTGTATCGAAGCTGAACCTTTGTCATCTGAAACGGTAGAGGAATCAGTTCCTGCCCTGAACAGCTTGGTGAGCCAAGTGCCTCGTGACAGCACTGAGCTATGCCGTGAGACAGGGGACTCTGAGGCGAGTACCGACATGCGGAGCTTCCATTCCTGTTATCATTTGTATATTGTTTATATTAGTTTCGCCGACATTATGTGCTAATTCTGAAGAGGAATGATTGGATTCATGCATCAGGTGGTCTCAGCGACACTCCTAGAGCGCCGAGCTACTTGGTGGAATTGTTGTGGATTATTTGATGTTCTTACAGGATCCAGAGGAAACATGAGGTCAGCGAATCATGAAAACAAATCATATTAATCTTTTAATTTACATGAACACAGCATTTTATTTATCCTGACAGAGTAAATTACACTTACTGGAAAGTGTTTGTGAAATTGCTTGTCATCTACAATTGGTTCATCAAGTTTGTCTGATCTTTTCATCTTAAGCATAGTCTATGAGGATTAATGAAGGTAGAAAGGGTTTAGGGCAAAGCCTAGAATAATAAGAATGAGATGAGACTTCACAAGGAATTAGAAGAGACACTTTGAGACAGATGAGGAAGGAGACCAACTGCTAAAGATATTCAAATTTTGCATGGTACACTTGCTCTGTTTATACAGTCTTGATTTGGTATTATCTGATTCATATTAAGTTAGGAGATTAACTTGATTAAAACATCTTTTCTTCTTGTTATTGCTTACCCGAGAATGGTCAATAATTACTTCATATTCATTGTTTCAATGAAGTTTTGTTTCTTCCACTCTGtgtgattttaatttttgattctttggTCTATGTTAACCGGCTTTTCTGCAACAAAATAGCTGGTTCCTGCTATATTTTCATAGAAGTTGATCCATATGCATCTTCAAAGCTCTTATGTGCTGACAAAGGATATTTTCTGGACAAGCACCTGAGTCAAGAGTAGGCACAAGAGTTTGCTGGCTATACTTTGAACAACAAATGCCATCCTGAAGTTGGATTTTGGGTTTTAAAGCTCTGAGCTTTTGGACCTGCATTTTCTGTAACATAATGCATCTAAATAGACCCTTAGAGAATCTAGTTAAAGATCAACATATGGTATTCATCAACTAGCAGTGTCGAAATGACTGAATTAAGAGCATACATGATGTTTCTTTGACCAAATTGGCACTTCTCATAATGATGCTTGCAAACCAAATATGCTTCAGTATGTATTGAAGGCATCATTATTAGCCCAAAATAAGCAACAATACCTACTGCAATGATGTGTGTTAATTAAAACTCTCCTTATGTTGCTAAACTTATTTCTATTTGGACCACAAGTATGAGCACCACGGGGACTATAATGCTCAGTTTCTTATGGACACTAAAAACTGTGTGGTAACACAGATGGCATCTTAGTGTGATGAGATGTGCAGGTTGCCATACAGTGTACTTGAAGATTCATTACACTTTACACTCGCCAAAGAGATGTTCCAAAGGAAACCCTAACAAATGTATGATCTGATTTGTTTGTTTTACATGGTTTGCTGGAGGATGAGAGTTTGACAATGGCACCATAGAGACATTGATCAAAATTCATTTGGCCTTGAGATTTCAGGTCAGAATTGACTTATTGCTTGCGTTGACAATTGGTTCAAAAGTCACCTAAATTAAAAATGATTGAGAATAAAAGAACACACAAGGTAGGATAATCTCCTTTTATTTGCTTtcttttgggtttttttttttgttcatatatCATTATTAACAGCCAAAGACTGCAGTTTGAACCCATGTTCAAAAGACATAGATGTTAGATTGCAGTTTGAATCCATAGGTAATAGACTAGTAGATATTAGATTGCAGTTTGAATCCATTCTTGAAAACACTCATGCAGATATGATGCATGTTTATTCAATTGCTGGAGCTTCTGCTTGATACCATCACCTAAACTattcaacaaaattagctcaaacaACATTTTTTATGCATGTTTATTATATTTCTAGAGCTTCAGCTTGATGCCAACTTCATAAACTATTCAACTCAAATTTTCTGGACAGCATATCTTTTTTTTACCACAATGAAATGTAGATTATGTGTTGTTTTGTCTCTAATTAATTCGTGTTCTTATTTTTTCAGCCTGATAAACTGGGACTGCTAACATTAACTTGAAACCATCAGAACTAAGAGCTTAGAGCCAACCGACATTAAAACTTTTGGTCCAGCAAGCAAAAAAGGCCAATCTTCACATTAAAATTGGAACCACAAACCATGTTTCTAATGTTTGAAGTCCCAAGATAGCTACTTCTTATTATGAATAGGCTAAATATTCTTGGTTTCATTAGTAATTTCTCTGGTGGGAATCTATGGTTGACATCTAGTGTAATTTATTACTTGAAAGTTACATAGATCGGTGGGATCTCCACTGGTCTCAATGATTTCACATCCCCTGTCCTGATGTGTTGTTGTTCTACCAGCAAATTTTGTTCCTTGTTTATATATATTTCTACGGATTTTCATCTTTGATTCTGTTTTCTCATCAGAGATTGAACTTGTTCTAATTGCCATTTTTCTACCCTGGCTGTTGCTAAATTTGTTGTTCATCATTGTTTTGCACCATAAATTGCATCCCTTTATGTGAGACATCATGTTCTTGTCTTCACCTTATTATGTTTCTCCAATTT comes from Musa acuminata AAA Group cultivar baxijiao chromosome BXJ3-3, Cavendish_Baxijiao_AAA, whole genome shotgun sequence and encodes:
- the LOC135633490 gene encoding uncharacterized protein LOC135633490, which codes for MDDSEGTPDQKTTLAKEEEEEGGATVPASEVAQEVVAEVIDEEEVTAVPVSQEAQDVSLELEQPEEREPEAPAAGVLEDLSSAAAVVPAIGPPPANEEVVQVANAVAETSNTCIEAEPLSSETVEESVPALNSLVSQVPRDSTELCRETGDSEVVSATLLERRATWWNCCGLFDVLTGSRGNMRT